A region of the Gemmatimonadota bacterium genome:
TGCACCGGCCCCCGCGCGGTCGCTCACCACCAGCACGACCCTGGCGAGTGCCGCGCCCGCGCTCGCGCCGCCGCTCTCAGTGCCGGGCCAGGCCACTCGCTCTCCCGGCGCCCCCTTACCGTGGAAGTGGTCCAGCAGCGCCTGCAGGTTGCTGCCGCCCCCCGAAGCAAACACCGCCATGCGAACGCTCACGCCAGCCCGCCGCCGTATTGCGGCACGAGGAAGGGGTTCGAGACCCGCTCGTGGCCCACCGTGGTGGCGGGGCCGTGTCCCGGGTACAGCACCGTTTCATCCGGCAGGGACAGCACCCGTTCGCGGATCGAGCGCATGAGCTGCCGGTAGTCGCCGCCCGGCAGGTCGCTCCGGCCGATGGAACCCTGGAACACGACGTCGCCCACGAACGCCGCGTCCGCGGCGGCCGCGTACAGCAGCACGTGCCCGGGCGAATGGCCCGGCACATGGCGCACCTCGAAGTCACACTCCGCGAGGTGCAGCACCTGTCCGTCCTCGAGCGCGTGGTCGACCGGCGGCGGCGCCTCGAGCCGCACCCCGAAGTACGCGGCCTGCTCCGCTGCCCGCTCGTACCAGGGGCGGTCGGCAGCGTGCAGGTAGA
Encoded here:
- a CDS encoding MBL fold metallo-hydrolase encodes the protein MRTFTAPAFEENAYLVHRPGGGGAVAIDPGGAAGAMADAAAAGALTLEAVLLTHAHIDHVEGVALLVRRTGAPVYLHAADRPWYERAAEQAAYFGVRLEAPPPVDHALEDGQVLHLAECDFEVRHVPGHSPGHVLLYAAAADAAFVGDVVFQGSIGRSDLPGGDYRQLMRSIRERVLSLPDETVLYPGHGPATTVGHERVSNPFLVPQYGGGLA